The Kwoniella newhampshirensis strain CBS 13917 chromosome 11, whole genome shotgun sequence DNA segment AGGAACACAAAAGGTTGTCTTTGAGGGGATGCTGTACCTCCACTTTTAATGTCGCGActgatcttcctttctcatcttcctttcttccttctcgattcTGACATCGTCCCCAAACGATTACATTGCATCGTGTTTCGACTTTTCATTTCTTCTACTTCCCGAGATCAGTCAAAGAGGGTCCAAAATCATCTCAATGCTTACCAGAGCTCTCCTCGTGTTCGGTCTGGTTCTCCCGTACGTGACCGCACACCGCGGGAACGGGTTGGACACAGGTGAGAGGCGTGATAAGAGAAGGCTACAGATTGACTCGGTTCCAGTATTCGCCCAGTCCCTCGGCTTAACTCTTACAGACCTGAAACGGGTTCTGGGAGACACCGGCGAGTTGAACACTGTCGACCATACACTGATACCAAATGCTCAGTGGTATACCGCTCGGTATCTCGATCGGAATGTCACTCGGCCATTGCGTCTGGCTTGGGGGCTCGGTGTCGACTAAGTCCTGATACGCTAGGAGAATTCACAGAGGCGGAGAGACAGGGGCGTGAGTGCGTCAGAGAAGGCATGTTGCTGATCTTGAACCAGTGGCGATTTCTTTCACTCTTTGTTCAATGCAATCCGCCTCGCAAGTGCTCCCGCACGAATGTCTTCTGTGGTCTCCGCAGACGATGAGCAGCAGTGGATCAAATGAGGAGAAGTCCTGGGATgcggtggaggagcaaAAGTCACTGTgtttgaggtgagtcctATGGGCGATTCATATGAGCTGACAGGAAGCGCTTTGCATCGCAGCCCGCAAGACTGGGGTAGCTACAACGGGTTCCTGAGTGATGCTAGTGGGTGGTCTTCATTCGTCGGCGATGCTGATTATCACAGCTCAATTGTGTCATGCCCTGAAtggacaacaacaaacTGGTGGGTACTTTGCCTGGTGGGATGTGAGACTCACTCGGTGTATAGATCTAGCACGTCAATTGTATACCAACGCGAccgtggagaagatcgccCTTTTGCAAGTCATGAAGCAGAGGGAGGAGGCGCAGGCAGATCGCGACGTGAAATTCATGACTAAGATGGAGGAACGAGAAGCGGTAAGAGTGACGGCAGACCTCCAGCTGACTGTTTAGGGGATTGCCCAGTCATCGGTATCACTTGGACAAACACGAGACAGCCTACGAGAGGGATTGCGATCGTTTGAGGAGATGACTGTGGATCTACGACGGACTATTGATACATTGGAGGTGGGCAAGGAGGCACTGTGGAAGAGGTTAGGAGAGGATTTGCAGGAACAGACCGGGCAAGCGGCTGCTCGGCTGGAGGCGACACTGGGCGTTGTGGGTGATGCCTGGGTAcaacaggtgagtgtcaaaGGGTGAGGCCGGCTGTGCTGATTGATTTCAGATCTCAAGTGGGCTCAGCGATGCAATAAAACAGGTGTGTTTGGGGAAAACCCTAGCGCTGACAGTCCTAGCACGGCCAAGCATTGAATAGCCTCGGAAAAGAGTCTCATAGCGTGTTTCAGGCGGTTCTGGCCGAAGCAGAGGGAAGATCCGTGGCTCTTCGGGAGTTTGGGATAAgtgagatggtgagtggttgTAATCagctgaagctgatgtaAGGCTGCGTTGCATCAAGCTTCGTCCGGACTGTATCAGTTGGTCGAAGGCACCTCTGCGGTGAGTCAAAGAGCTTGAGACTGTGGTCTGAGGTATCCAGATGCTACAAACGTTCGGCAACGAAGTTGACCGGATGCAAGACATGATGAAAGAGTCCCTCCACACCGCTTCGAATTTGAGCAGCATGCAACAAGAGACGTCGGTCCATATGGCGATGAACGCGATGCGGGCCGAGATCTTGACGCAAAAGTTGAGCCAAGCGGAAATTGCTCTGAATAACACCTTTGAGCTTCTGGAAGGGCGTAGAGGATGGCTTCGTAAAGTGTCCCTGTtttcaggtgagtgcaagGTGTGAGAACAGCACTGAATGAAATCTAGGGCCCGCGTTGCTCTCCCCGGATCGCGGCAAAATGGATCTTCTGAGCGTCGCCCTTGGTGGACTGTTGGTAGTTTTGAAGATCAGCGGGCAGCTTGTCTGTTCCTTGGTGTGTCTGTGATGGTTGTGAGATTGAGCTGAATGCGAGCAGATATCCGCCATGTTTTGCTTGTTTGTGGCCTTACGCACCCGTTTGCGGAAGCCTATCGCGATAGCTCTCGATACAGTcggaagagatgggagagatgtGGAAGCGCGACAGCGACGGTAAGTCGTACGGATCTTGACAGTGACTAATTGGGCAGTAGCTCGCGTCTGAGACCTCTTAGTCATCCGGTGGACCTGAAAAAGGAGAATCGATGGAGACGTTCAGCGACATGTCCTTTGTGACCGATTTGAGACGGTTTTGCGTTATGTAGAATAGTGATTTAACAATGAACGGGGTGTTGACGTATTGAATagaaaaaggaaaaggaaaacAAAAGATGATCACAGACGACCGGATGTGGCAATTGAAGGGGAAAAGTCAGTAACCCTCGATTGTCACTCGATTGTCACTCTTGTCTCACATTTCTTAATTTGAGTATCCTGGGACGGTCTCACCTTCGACCTGGATGGGACCTGGATGGACCTGGACTCGGATTGTGTCGACCAGTTCTGCGTCGAGAGAAAGGTATATAAAGACCGTAACAGAGTGTCCAACATGTGTCCTTTTCTTCACCCAACTCTACATACTCGAAGCCCACAGCATCCTTCAGACCTTCAACTGCACCCCAACCTCCcgccctcttctcatcttccatcaaCCTACTCCTTCTTTTCCCCGACCAATCTTTTACAATGCGAGTCGACGCTCTTTTGCCCGTTATCGGTCTCATGGCCCTCTCTGGCGTTTCTGCCGCTCCTGCGAGTCAGGATCATATTGACCATCTTGATAAGAGGTGGTGTCTTCTTGGTTTCATCGGCACATCCTGCTACTCCGCACCTGTCGCCGTGACTACCACCTCTGCTGCCAAGACCAGCTCTTCGGCAGTCAAGGCCTCAACGTCCTCTGTCGCTGCGTCGTCTATCAAGGTCACTTCGAGCTCTGCTATTGCCAAGGCCTCTACTTCGGCTGCCGCTACGTCCGCTACAGCCGCCTCGTGGTCTCAGtgcaaggtgagtagaTGCCCGAGTGATCTGACTGACGACCCAACAGGACTTCGACTGGTCCCCTTTCGCGTCTGGATGGTCTTGGGGCGGTGGTTTCACCGTTGATTACGTCAAAGCTTGGTACCTTGAGCAGTATGGCTTGCAGCCCCCTCCTGGCATGAGCTGGCACCAGGTGTCATCTTTGGTCTCCAAGGTGCGCAGCGGTTTCATTCATGGCTTGTATAAAGCTGATAAAATCCTAGTTCGGAGCCAAGACCCAAGTCGCAGGTCCCAAAGCCAGCAGCAGTTACAAGCACGGTTGCAGCAACCCTTGGACAGCGACCGCTCCTGCTGCCACTAGCACTGCCAAGGTGACCACTACCGCcgccgctgctgcttccACCAGTAAGGCTGTGTCGGCGTCGGCTTCTGCCTCCAAGGTGTCTGCCATCGTCTCTGCGAGTGCCTCCAAGTCCGTGGTTGCTTCGAGCGCGAGTGCTTCTGCCTCCAAGTCGGCTGTCGCTTCATCTGCGGCTGCCAGCATTTCGGCTGCACCTGTGGTCTCGTCTGCCCCGGTTCAAGCCTCCTCTGCGCCGGCTCAAACAGCTGCTGCTTCGGTCTCCGCTGCTCCAGTCTCTGTGTCCTCAGCCTCTTCAGCTCTCGCACAGGTCTCTGCTGCCCAGGTCTCATCTGCTGCTCCCGCTCCATCTGTTGCCGTGACCTCCTCTGCTGCTCCCGCTGCCGACGTTCCTGCTGCTCAGTCCTCTGCCGCCCCCAGTGCCTCTGTGACTCCCACCGATGGGTCGGTCTCCGGCACCCCTGGTACTGGCGCCGGTACCCCCGGCTCAGGTTCAGGTTCCGCATCTGGCACTTCCACCACCGATGCTGCCCCCGCTGCCACCTCCGCTGTCGCTGAAATCAACGGTTACGTCGATGGTGGCTGTGTCCAGGAAGTCGCCGGTCGACTCTTATCCAAGGTTCAGACTTCTGGCTCCTCCATGACAGTCGAGTCGTGTACTTCCATCTGTCTTAGCTACGGCTACGGTGTCGCCGGTGTGGAGTATGGTAACGAGTGCTACTGTGGTGTTGTTGGCGATGTGAGTAGACTTCAAAGTGTTCGGGGATGTGACTGACATTGCGCAGCTTGCCAACATTGCTGTCTCTGGTCAGTGCTACATGCCTTGCGCAGGTGACTCCACCGAGACCTGTGGTGGACCCAATGCCTTGAACATTTACGTGAACGACGATATCGTCCCCGCTACCGCTGTTCTCCCCACCGGATGGACCACTTACGGTGTCGTCTCCGAAGGACCCGACGGTCGTGCTCTAACCTACACTCTCTGGAGCAAGAGCGACAACACGGTGGAGACTTGTGCCAGTGGATGTGCCGCTGCGGGTTACACCGTCAGTGGAACAGAGTACTCTAGCGAGTGCTACTGTGGCAATGGTTTCAGCAACGGGGGTGGTGCCCTCGTGGATCCCTCGGCTGCTTTCATGGCGTGCTCCGGTAACTTGGCCGAGAGCTGTGGTGGACCTTCCATCTTGAGTGTCACCACCTCGATCGTTGGTACCATTCCCAGCATCTAGGTAACGCTCCTTTATACTTCCTCACCAGTAGAGTAGATGCATGCATTCAGTCTCTGGCGCTGTGCGATATGATTCGCACAAGGCTTGTCGGGTCTTTTTGTTGTCCACATCGCGCTTCGTAGCTTATACTCAGAAGCTCGCTGCATTTTTCGGTCAGTCAGCCTCCACAAGTTGAACGGTGGTGAGATGGTATTAGGATGTCGTTGACCAGAACACGCAATCAGGTAGTGCAAGCAGTCACGTAGCAGCGTGAGTAGTTATTGCGACCAAGCAATACATACCGACCGCATGCACCGTTCTCCCTGCGGATGTGCAACTTTAATACTCATGAGTAGGATGAGAGGGTGTCCTGCCTTTCAACCTTATGCCCTTCCCACCATTTCCCAGTCCGATCCCaccgaagagaaagaggaaagagtaTCGAAGCTTCAcagggagatgatcgatccaCTCACTACTCTCCCAGACATGATTCGGGATACTGTAATGTGGGGTGACTGTTCAAGTAAGCTTTTACAGGGTGGAGGTATCCGTTCAAAGTGAGATACCGAAATAAACTACCGTCTCAACGCGCAATCGTCATCGGGGTTGGACGTTCTAGCAGTGTCTTTGGGATGTCGACCAGTAGTTATCGATCATCCATctgttcatcttcctcctccatcctcaaTCACATCTACTGTTCTCACCAGCAGCACCTGTGACCCCCCCGCGTCGAGACCTACTCACTCAAGCGCATAATATTTCTCACAACTGTCATAATATCACCATGGCCGACGATCCCTCTCGCGTAAGTTTCTTGTCCCCGCCATCGCGTTGGCCACGCTGATTCCTTTCTGCAGCCCGTCGCTGACGATTCGACCGCCACTGCCATATTGAGGCAAAAGCGGTCGTAAGTCGTCTCACACTCTCGATGCAACCTGCAATCTGCTGACCCGACTTTTAGCCCCAACCGActcatcgtcgatgaaaGTCCCTCCGATGATAACAGCGTTGCCATCCTCCATCCCACCACAATGGAGACGCTCGGTTTGTTCCGGTGAGCTTATTTCCTCTACCAACGTAGCCATGCTAATCAAAACACAGAGGAGACACCATCATTGGTGAGTGCCCAAGTAGCATGACCCCGCTGACCTCCCATAGTCCGTGGCAAGCGTAGAAAGGACACCGTCCTCATCTGTTTAAGTCAGGACGATATCGAGGAAGGCAAGGTGGCGATGAACAAGGGTAAGTATGCGCATTCTTGCCGCCCGGGTCTCACTCATCCCCCGCAGTCGCTCGAGGCAATTGCGCTATCAAGCTCGGCGATCTTGTCCACGTCTCACCCGCCAACGACATCAAGTACGGCAAGCGTATCCATGTTCTTCCCTTTGCGGATTCCATCGAAGGTGGGTTCAAGTTCTCCTCCAAGACACACCAGCTGAGCCAAATTTAGGACTCTCCGGGAACCTCTTCGATGTGTATCTCCGCCCTTACTTCCTGGAAGCCTACCGTCCTGTTCGCAAAGGTAAGCTATCATGTCATAGCGATGCTGACAACCCCAGGCGATGTCTTCCAGGTCAGAGGTGGTATGAGAACGGTTGACTTCAAAGTCGTCGAGGTTGATCCCTCACCCTATTGCGTGAGTCAGTTTGTGCTGCGAGAGTCTCATGTTGCTAACGAGCTCTTGCAGATTGTAGCCTCTGATACCGTACGTATTCATCCGCATCATTCACCATACATTTGGCGCTGATCCCCTCCTCAGGTAATTCACACCGAGGGAGATCCCCTCGATCGTGAAGCCGAAGAAGCGAATCTGAATGAGGTCGGCTATGACGATCTTGGTGGTTGTAGAAAGCAATTGGCGCAGGTGAGTCCCCGCCAATTGATCATCCGTTAACGTTCCCAGATCCGAGAACTCGTTGAACTACCCCTTCGCCACCCCCAATTATTTAAGGCCATCGGTATCAAACCACCTCGAGGTATCCTCATGTTCGGACCACCCGGTACCGGTAAAACTCTCATGGCGCGAGCCGTCGCCAACGAGACCGGCGCTTTCTTTTTCCTCATCAACGGGCCCGAAATTATGTCAAAGATGGCCGGAGAATCAGAATCCAACCTGAGGAAGGCGTTCGAGGAAGCCGAAAAGAACAGTCCTGctatcatcttcatcgacgaaATCGACTCTATCGCTCCCAAGCGAGAGAAGGCTAACGGAGAAGTCGAGCGACGAGTGGTCTCACAACTCCTCACACTCATGGATGGCCTTAAAGCTCGATCCAATGTTGTCGTCATGGCTGCTACCAATCGACCCAACTCCATCGACCCTGCTCTTCGTCGATTCGGTAGATTCGATCGTGAGGTCGATATTGGTATCCCCGATCCCACCGGTCGTCTTGAGATCCTTCGCATCCACACCAAGAACATGAAGCTCGCCGACGACGTCGACCTTGAGCAGATCGCTGCGGACACGCACGGTTATGTTGGTGCCGATATGGCCTCGCTTTGTTCCGAAGCGGCTATGCAACAGATccgagagaagatggaccTCATCGATTTGGATGAGGACACCATCGACGCGGAAGTCCTCGATTCCTTGGGTGTTACCATGGAGAACTTCCGATTCGCTCTTGGTGTCAACAACCCCTCCGCTCTTCGTGAGACTGTCGTCGAGATCCCTACCACCACCTGGAACGATATTGGTGGTCTCGACAAGGTTAAGCGTGAGCTCCAAGAGACCGTTCAATATCCTGTCGAGCATCCCGAGAAGTTCCTCAAGTACGGTATGTCTCCTTCCAAGGGTGTGTTATTCTACGGTCCTCCTGGTACGGGTAAGACCTTGCTGGCCAAAGCGTAAGTTGCCTCTTTGTCACCTGCACCTCTGCTGACACCCCGCAGCATCGCCAACGAATGTCAGGCCAAtttcatctccatcaagGGTCCCGAGTTGTTGACCATGTGGTTTGGAGAGTCGGAGGCCAATGTTCGAGATGTCTTTGACAAGGCACGTGCCGCTGCACCTTGTGTCATGTTCTTCGACGAGCTCGACTCAATTGCCAAGTCCAGAGGAGGATCCGGTGGTGATGCAGGTGGAGCAGGTGACCGAGTATTGAACCAGATTCTTGTGAGTACCTTCCTACGCATATTTCAAGACGCTGACGCCGGCGTCAGACCGAGATGGACGGCATGAACGCAaagaagagtgagtggggCCGGCAACCACCATAGGCACTTCACTGACATTTAACAGATgtcttcatcatcggtgCTACTAGTGAGTGGAACATTCGCCATTAGGTTGTCCCGCTGACACGCCGCAGACCGACCTGACCAGATCGACTCTGCTCTTCTCCGACCCGGTCGATTGGATCAGGTGAGCGGACTCCCTCGGCCAACGCAAGTTCACAGTTGACCCTTTACAGCTCATCTACATACCACTGCCCGACGAGGCGTCTCGATTGTCCATTCTTCAAGCTACTCTGCGCAAATCTCCCATCGCCCCTGGCGTTGACTtgtccttcctcgccaAGAATACCGCTGGTTTCTCTGGTGCCGATCTTACCGAAATTTGTCAACGTGCCGCCAAGTTGGCCATTCGAGCGAGCATCGATGCCGACATCCGCAAGGACAGGGATCGTAAGGAGAAGGCCGAAGCAGCTGGAGAGGACGTCAGcttgatggatgaggagaatgacgaggacgaggttCCCGCGATCACAGTGTGAGTGGAGACTGTGTGCCAAATGCGGCTTCATGCTGACATGCAGCTTTCTCAGTGACCACTTTGAAGAGGTAAGCTTGACACTCAGATTTTCCTGACAAGACTAACCACGCCGCAGGCAATGCAATTCGCTCGAAGATCCGTCTCGGACGCGGACATCCGACGATACGAGATGTTCAGCACCACTCTTCAGCAATCCAGGAGCTTTGGCAACAATTTCAAGGTGAGCCCTTGTGTATCAATCCCCGCTGACGTCTAGTTCCCTGAGAATGGCCAAGCCCAAGAAGGCGGCGCAACCTTCCAAAACGAGgcggatgatgacgagtgagtgttTCTTCGGTCGAGCCTGGACGTCACTGACGATGACCCAGCTTGTACGCCTAAGTGTTACGGTATGATAAAGTTTCGAAGAGTTAGAAGACCGCGAAAAGCATGCATATGTATTCTGAAGTGTCTGCTTATTCACTCGTCAACGCCATGAACCACCCGCTCAACCTCTCCGCGACGTCATCGTCTGTTGAGAcctccctcgtcctcacaCTAAGACCGTCCAATGCCGGCAGCGTAGTCGGCGCATCCGATGGCGCCAGTAGCTCGTAATCTACCCTGGCGTAGAAGCCCTCGTCTGTATGGCCTCGCATGATTGATCCCATCACAGGTCTCAGATACATCGAAGCTTCGGGCCACTGTTTGTCAGGACCCCATCCCTATTGCTCAGCTTACCATTCTCTGCGTAGGAAGCTTATCTATGTCAAACCATTGTGGCGTCATCTCTTCAGTCCTGAGACCGTCGTCAGATAAAATCACTACCCGACCTGCTCACTCGATGGGCACACCGGTCCAAGAAAAACACGCAAAAACAGAAATTTTGATCATCTGCTTGCGCATGCCCTTCGCCCCACCTTTCAGAGGGCGAGATGTGTACAGTGTCCCCTTGTGATATAAAGCGTCCTCGTTGGCGCTGATGCCAGACTCCTCCTTTGCTCGCCATCAGTCGCGGTAGAAGTCATCCGAGTGTATACCCACGTATAGCTCTCGCGCTGCGCACTGCAGCATGGTCTCGCCTGGGTCACGTTTCCCGCCGAACCCATTGTAGAGGCCAACGCCCATGCCTCTGCGCTTCATACCCAGCAATACCTGAAGCCGTACTCGAGATTCAGCCAATGACATCATTGTGTCATATCCGCTGCTCACCTTGGTATGGTCAACATCCACAACAAAAATCAAGCTATACTCTTGATCAGATCGGACGATCTCTTCTGGCTCGCCCCACCCATACACCGGCTGTTGAAAGGCAAAAGGCGCTGCCGCCAGCCTCAGCTGACGGAATTcgggaggtgagtcaggcTCTATAGTCATTGCAGTGTAAAGCTATGCGATCAACAccaaagagaagagggttTCACGACGCTGCACAggtcatcttcatcatctcgagTTGACATCACGTGATCCGATCCCCAACCTCCACGCAAGCTATCAacgtcatcttccattctctctgaacgacgacgacgacgacgacgacgacaacaacaacaacaaacaCAACACAACCACACGTCTTCCAATCTATCGAACGCCACGGCTCGTACTAACCAATTACATATCTACCCTCAATGGCCGACTTCTCTGCTGCTTATAATTCTATTCCTCCAGTCACGCGGTCTCTCCTCGTGGGTACCGCCCTTGTCACCTTGTATGTCGTTCTGTGCAACCTACCCGGAGCTTCAGCTGATAGGACCCAGCCCATGTCTACTCGGAACCACTTCGCCGGCCTCTGTGAGTATCTCCTCTCTGAGGACAGCCCACAAAAATGATTTTGCTTGCCACAGGTCGCCCTTGTGTGGAAAAGGGTCACCACTTCGTATCAGGTGTGTGGATCTCTCGTATCTCTCacaggagaagagacgtCTTACCCTCCCTTAGATATGGAGACCAGTATCTTGCTTCTTTTTCGGAGGTCAGTGAGCTCAAGGAAAGCACATGTTTGCCTCACTGACGTGAAACATAGGGGGCGGCTTCCCTCTTCTGTatgacttcttcttgatctaCCGCAATTCCTCTGCAATGGAACGAGACACATAGTGAGCGATCTCCCTTGTATACGGCTTCACGTCTaatcatctcatcatcgcagTCGCAACGACACAGCCGAGTACGCGTGGCTTCACGTCATGCTGGCTACCTTCATCCTTGTGAATACCATTGTCTTCCCTGCGTGTACATCACTTGCATGCTAATCTATTTCCTCAGGTTTTCAACATCCCCCTCGGCTtgcccttcctcttccgatcGCTGCTGCATGCTCAAACATATGTATGGTGCCGCTCAAATCCGACCGTCAAGGTGTCCATCTTCGGACTCATTACGATTCCTACTAGTCGTACGTCCTGGGACGCATCATTCGCCCGATTTTTAGACACAAGCTGCCTCCTCAGTTGACACATCTACACAGTCTATCCTCCAGCCCTAATTTTACTTGACCTTCTCACCGGTGGCCCCATGAAAGCCTCGGGTGGCGTCATTGGTGTACTTGCTGGGCACTTATGGTGGGCTTCCGATCCAGCTCTCCAGTGTCCTCATCTGGTCCTCTTTCTGCCTCACTCGACCTATTTTGTCCCTGAAGTTATCGACGATCGTTCTCTTCACCAAGGGTCACCTGTTTGCTGTGCTGATAATTTCTGCAGGTGGTTCCTTGCGACATATCTACCCTTAC contains these protein-coding regions:
- a CDS encoding transitional endoplasmic reticulum ATPase TER94 translates to MADDPSRPVADDSTATAILRQKRSPNRLIVDESPSDDNSVAILHPTTMETLGLFRGDTIIGEKDTVLICLSQDDIEEGKVAMNKVARGNCAIKLGDLVHVSPANDIKYGKRIHVLPFADSIEGLSGNLFDVYLRPYFLEAYRDVFQVRGGMRTVDFKVVEVDPSPYCIVASDTVIHTEGDPLDREAEEANLNEVGYDDLGGCRKQLAQIAADTHGYVGADMASLCSEAAMQQIREKMDLIDLDEDTIDAEVLDSLGVTMENFRFALGVNNPSALRETVVEIPTTTWNDIGGLDKVKRELQETVQYPVEHPEKFLKYGMSPSKGVLFYGPPGTGKTLLAKAIANECQANFISIKGPELLTMWFGESEANVRDVFDKARAAAPCVMFFDELDSIAKSRGGSGGDAGGAGDRVLNQILTEMDGMNAKKNVFIIGATNRPDQIDSALLRPGRLDQLIYIPLPDEASRLSILQATLRKSPIAPGVDLSFLAKNTAGFSGADLTEICQRAAKLAIRASIDADIRKDRDRKEKAEAAGEDVSLMDEENDEDEVPAITVDHFEEAMQFARRSVSDADIRRYEMFSTTLQQSRSFGNNFKNGQAQEGGATFQNEADDDE